In one uncultured Devosia sp. genomic region, the following are encoded:
- a CDS encoding OpgC domain-containing protein, with the protein MSLPESSTYRAAGLLGPSWIRSILSPSAHEAKPLDGRDERLDMFRGLALVMIFVNHVPGTVYEAFTNRNFGFSDAAEAFVFMSGMAAGLAYSSRFRTGNLWAAIAKVWARARQLYFVHLTITFVCLAIFAAFAKWFDLPDLLTKNNIAPLFQQPLSTIIGIPLLTHQLGYLNILPLYMTLLFVTPLIIMAGLRAPWLTLIASVVLWIVAGQFRLNFPNFPNQGGWFFDPFSWQLLFVLGLLSGMAMKQGKAFIPFNAVLYALCAAFLVFVLLWMKITPFGLSLNRTLGWLNSLGVPFYITNFDKTFLSVPRLFHALALFYVLGHLPVMHKVASSWIMTPLRLMGRQGLATFAIGTVFSILLQSIRAAIEPNAGIDALLLGTGLVTLTLIAWALTRTAELTRAKTT; encoded by the coding sequence ATGTCACTGCCTGAATCGTCGACCTATCGCGCTGCCGGCCTGCTTGGCCCAAGCTGGATTCGATCCATCTTGTCGCCCTCCGCCCACGAGGCAAAGCCTCTGGATGGGCGCGATGAGCGCCTCGACATGTTCCGCGGCCTGGCGCTGGTGATGATCTTCGTCAACCACGTGCCCGGCACGGTCTATGAAGCCTTCACCAACCGCAATTTCGGTTTCTCCGATGCGGCGGAAGCCTTCGTCTTCATGTCCGGCATGGCGGCGGGCCTCGCTTATTCATCGCGCTTCCGCACCGGCAATCTCTGGGCGGCCATCGCCAAGGTCTGGGCCCGGGCACGCCAGCTCTATTTCGTGCACCTCACCATCACCTTCGTCTGCCTCGCCATCTTCGCGGCCTTCGCGAAATGGTTCGACCTGCCGGACCTGCTGACCAAGAACAACATCGCGCCGCTCTTCCAGCAGCCGCTCAGCACCATTATCGGCATTCCGCTGCTGACCCATCAGCTCGGCTATCTCAACATCCTGCCGCTCTACATGACGCTGCTCTTCGTGACGCCGCTGATCATCATGGCAGGCCTGCGCGCGCCTTGGCTGACGCTGATCGCCTCCGTTGTGCTGTGGATCGTCGCCGGCCAGTTCCGCCTCAACTTCCCCAATTTCCCCAATCAGGGCGGCTGGTTCTTCGATCCCTTCTCCTGGCAATTGCTGTTCGTGCTCGGCCTGCTCTCGGGCATGGCCATGAAGCAGGGCAAGGCCTTCATCCCCTTCAACGCCGTGCTCTATGCCCTCTGCGCAGCATTCCTCGTCTTTGTGCTGCTCTGGATGAAGATCACGCCCTTCGGCCTGTCGCTAAACCGCACCCTGGGCTGGCTCAACAGCCTCGGCGTACCCTTCTACATCACCAATTTCGACAAGACCTTCCTCTCGGTCCCGCGTCTGTTCCATGCCCTGGCGCTATTTTACGTGCTCGGCCACCTGCCCGTCATGCATAAGGTCGCCTCCTCCTGGATCATGACCCCGCTGCGCCTGATGGGCCGCCAGGGCCTCGCCACCTTCGCCATCGGCACGGTCTTCTCCATTCTGCTGCAATCGATCCGCGCCGCCATCGAGCCCAACGCCGGCATCGACGCCCTCCTCCTCGGCACCGGCCTCGTCACCCTGACCCTCATCGCCTGGGCCTTGACCCGCACAGCCGAACTCACCCGCGCCAAAACCACCTAA